Proteins co-encoded in one Oreochromis aureus strain Israel breed Guangdong linkage group 3, ZZ_aureus, whole genome shotgun sequence genomic window:
- the LOC116312939 gene encoding verrucotoxin subunit beta-like: MAQRVLEDFIELEMRCNDVLRTTTAQQFPQIGKKVKSFKEMCSDYKLEFQQNLAKKLPSIRGGEEEEAQLAEILKKRHSSLFNSKNLNEWMDCKDTEISILKSSTQKIKNLKIIALQSHLYQEDHALCFIFTSLGKDESYLSSLSEYLNGTNEHDDPKNDYTNEIQEEQWYLSKDVTDEMRKKAKLFSDFAEANKENKNIKFLTVGLTNETLEGSSIYLYEGGFPVSENFEPPSKPETVTAADIDHDSVTLKICPPRFGEENITSYSVEYCVSGEDGWQQKTEAMAEEVTVRDLKPNTEWRGSPTCSSWSKDYTTHEATV; this comes from the coding sequence ATGGCACAAAGAGTCCTGGAGGACTTCATTGAGCTGGAAATGAGGTGCAATGATGTACTGAGAACCACCACTGCACAGCAGTTCCCACAGATTGGCAAAAAAGTTAAAAGCTTTAAAGAAATGTGCTCTGACTACAAGCTAGAATTCCAACAAAATTTGGCCAAGAAACTTCCATCAATccgaggaggagaagaagaggaagcccAGCTTGCAGAGATCCTGAAAAAGAGACATTCTTCACTTTTCAACAGCAAAAACCTGAACGAGTGGATGGACTGTAAAGACACTGAAATCAGTATATTAAAATCCTCCACTCAAAAGATAAAAAACCTTAAAATCATTGCATTGCAAAGTCATCTATATCAAGAAGACCATGCCCTGTGTTTCATTTTCACCTCATTGGGAAAGGATGAATCATACCTCTCATCTTTATCAGAGTATTTAAATGGAACAAATGAACATGATGACCCTAAAAATGACTACACTAATGaaatacaggaggaacaatggtACCTTTCAAAAGACGTAACAGATGAAAtgaggaaaaaagcaaaactctTCAGTGATTTTGCAGAGGCCAACAAGGAAAACAAGAACATTAAGTTCCTGACAGTGGGTTTAACTAATGAGACACTGGAAGGTTCCAGCATCTACCTTTATGAAGGTGGATTTCCTGTCAGTGAGAACTTTGAGCCTCCTTCAAAGCCTGAAACTGTGACAGCAGCTGACATAGACCACGACAGTGTGACACTGAAGATTTGTCCACCCAGATTTGGAGAAGAGAACATCACCTCCTACTCTGTTGAGTACTGTGTCAGTGGAGAGGATGGATGGCAGCAAAAGACAGAAGCAATGGCTGAAGAAGTCACAGTGAGAGATCTGAAGCCAAACACAGA